Genomic window (Nymphaea colorata isolate Beijing-Zhang1983 chromosome 1, ASM883128v2, whole genome shotgun sequence):
GTAAGAAGATGTGTTTCTACATTATCTTTGCATGTTTCATCAAATTAGCGTTCAGTATCAGGTACGCAGAACTGGATGCGAGCACCTGGAATAGCTGTCACATAAATGAGGATGATAAGATACAAGAACCTTTAATATGTCTACATGTATCTCTAAGACGATCAGAGAAACTGAAGATAACACATTTTTATACGATACATAGTGTCCATAAGAAAATCAGCATGTTCAATTAAATTCAAGATGCGACTTGCTTGGTCTATATCTGAAATAACCACCTTAGACGTACTTCTTATTTAAATGCCCAAGCAGCAATATTGTTAGTGTACGTTAAAGCTATTGATTGCTGATTGACACTGGCAGTCCACCGATGTATAATTTGGCATAACCTAGCATTTGGTCTGTTTCTCTTAGCTGAAGATGCTGAGCTTATTTGCTGCCTTTGGTAAATTTACTTGTTGGTTCTTTAAGGAGAAAAAAGGGACCATAATCTTCATTCTGCCTCTTTTGTGTCCTTGGTGTCAACGTGCTATTTAAATGCTACTGGAGTTTGCCTATGTTCATATTTTAGGATCCATTTTAATGTTTATCTGGGTCGAAATTGTTGAGAGTATTAGTAGCATAATTATTTGGCATTCTTAACTTGGTAGGTGGCACCCCGTGCCATGTTTGCCATTCTGATGTTGCAGTGGTGTACTTTGAATGGTTTATTTTGTATTCTTGGACGGAAATTGTGTTTCGAGCTTGACTTACGGTAGATGCTGGTGGTATCTGACGTGCTTcgttatgtactttattttcATCTAACTTTCTTTTGCTAATCTGATTAATTATACGTTAAACTTTCAGGAACTTAACGGAGATGGACATACAAGAGAATGACGTACTTGACCTTGGAGGGCACTGGCTAAGTTGTTTTCCTGAAAGTTTTTCATCTCTTGAGATCCTCAATTTTGCAAGTCTCAATAGTGAAGTAAGCTTCGATGCTCTAGAAAGGCTTGTGTCACGGTGCAAATCACTGAAGGTTCTGAAAGTAAACAAATGTGTGTCACCAGAGCAGTTGCAGAGGCTTCTTGTTAAAGTTCCAAACCTGGTGGACCTTGGCACTGGGTCACTTTTACAGGAACTTACTATTCGGCAATTTGCTGAGGTGAAAAGTGCATTGGGCAACTGTAAAAAATTGCATACTTTATCTGGCTTGTGGGAAGTAACGTCGTTGTATATTCCTGCTCTATCTCTGGCTTGTGCGAACCTTACATTTTTGAATTTAAGCTATGCTGTCCTTCAAAACACAGAGTTGGCTCAGCTGCTTGCAGGATGCCCTCAGCTTCGGCGCTTATGGGTATGTGATGATATCAAACTTTTCTTAAGCATAACCTATGTTTACTTGTTTCGTACATTTCCATTCTAAGAAGATGGTTTCTGTACACTTCCAGGGCAACTAACTAATTTAGTTGGGCTTATAAATTAGTTCACGTTCGTAGAAACGTGTTAACAAATTGGGAGCTTCAACCATGTCCCAATAACCTTTGCTACATGGGTGGGTTGACTTCGATACTATTGGATTGGGCTCAAGGATCGCGTCTACTGTTTAATATAGTGAGACGCTTGGGTTGTTATTTTGGTTAGTAGATTTAGCACCATGGGTTAGTCATATTTATAATTGTAGGCTGTAATCCAAGGTCATTGTTCCTCATTTTGGTTATGCTTCTTGAGAATGGTTCGTTCTATGCACTCTATAAAGTATAATATGTCTTCTCCGTTTTTTGATCCTGTCAGGTCTTGGACACCGTTGAGGACAAAGGGTTGGAAGCTGTGGCATCTGCATGCCCAGGCCTGGAAGAACTACGTGTTTTTCCTGCTGCTCCTTATGAACCAGATCTTAGTGGTGTGACGGAGTCTGGTTTCGTTGCTGTTTCTCGTGGTTGCCCAAACTTGCGCTATGTACTTTACTTCTGTAGGCGGATGACAAATGCTGCTGTCGAGACGGTGGCCAAAAACTGTCCCAACTTTACTCACTTCCGTCTTTGTATTATGAATCCCTGTGAGCCTGATTATTTAACAAATGATCCGATGGATGAAGGTTTTGGTGCTGTGGTCAAGCATTGCAGCAAGATACAGAGGCTTGCTGTATCTGGGCTTCTCACTGACCGCTCATTTGAGTACATTGGTTTGTATGCTAAGAACTTGGAGACACTCTCGGTCGCATTTGCAGGCAGCAGCGATCGGGGAATGCAGTATGTGTTGCAAGGGTGCCCCAAACTGCGGAAACTAGAGATCAGGGATTGCCCATTTGGGAATGCTGCTCTGTTGTCAGGGCTGGAGCGTTATGAACAGATGCGCTCGTTGTGGATGTCTGCATGCAGGGTGACGATGAGTGCCTGCAGGATACTGGCAAGGGAGATGCCTAGGCTAAATGTTGAAGTGATTAAGGATCCCGAGGGTGATGAGGCGCATGCAGATAAAGTGTACGTCTACAGGTCGGTGGCTGGCCCCAGAACTGATGCGCCACCCTTTGTTCTTACGCTCTGATCAGGGTCCCTGGTAAGCTTCTCTTTGTTGAAGTTGCTCATAGATGGGCTGTGAACGAGTTTATgcattttcttccatttctgaTGTTATATTATGAAAGACAAGCCGTTCACGTAGCTACATATTTCTCTTGGGCAGAGACGTAATATGTAATACTGGTTACTTGTCAACAACTCATAGGAAAGCTTTTCTGCATATCATATTCCTAGGATACTTTTATGCCCGTATGTAAAAACTTCGTATCAAAGTCCGGCCGTGCATGTATCTTTGTCATGGTAATGGTATCTTTTCCCATGTCTTCTATGATTCGCTTCGGGGATCGTCATGTGCTGATGATTTCAAACCAATAGTCAACGTCAACCCTTCTCCATTTGCATTGTATCCCTAATGTTTGCCgttttgttcttgaaatctttTAGCAAAACTCTGTCATTTTCGTTACCCGCTTGAACATTTGTCAGTTCGAAATGTCATTTTGAGGGATTAATTATCGATAAGAGCATTTTATTTAAATGCGAAGTATGATGTACTGTACACGTGCAACTGCTGGTATAAGATTTATACGTTCCCTTGGGCactttgttgttattgtttGAAGCACAGGCATCGGGCTAGGTGGTGCAAGAATAGTGATCCTCTCGGGTTCTATGTTTACTCCGACGGATGGCACTATTACTCTCTCCTGTCTTCTCTTAGTTCTCGTTGTTCGTGTCAACTGTCACTACGCTCCTCGTATTTGCGGACTAGTCTGGAATCATTCTAAATTATCATGTATAAATGCAGCTTCCATCTTGGCATCTTCTTTGTCGTTTCTTGAACCAGGAGTACCCAATCGATTGAGGGCAGTAGCTTTTAGTTATCTAGTTCAGGCTGGACTAATTTCTTAGTCGCTTGTATCAATCTTACGGAAACATTTTCCTCATTCCTTGGTCAAGTAAAACGATACAAGGGAAAAGCTGTGGCCACACtatttttgctttatttctCAACATAGTCTCATCTTCTGATTAAAGCATTAACTCATGGGCAGTCATCTCATACCTGACGGCACAGCCATCAGCTTGTTTGCTTGCAGCGGTTCGCCATTTTGTTGCTTTTCAAACATTACTGTCAACGTTGCTGCTGCGTTGCTAATGTATCATGTTTCTTCATGATTGCACTTTATCAATGGAGACTAATTGGCTGCCGCTTGTCTCAGGCCCAGCTGTTCCTTTAAAGAGGAGGATGGCAAGGCTACCGATGCAGAAGTAGATGAAGCAGCCATAGCAGTGGGTGACAAAAGATCCGAAGTCTGTTCCAACCACGCATTGCCATCCTGTGCCATACTTCCCGTCAAACTCCTGCAGCATATGCTCAccttttagtatttttttcaCTTCATAGGATTTCAAGGTCTCTGGTATCAGCAAGGAAATCACTAGTAGGGTGGTAGTAGC
Coding sequences:
- the LOC116255333 gene encoding protein TRANSPORT INHIBITOR RESPONSE 1-like, with product MSVARRKKDAAGGEEDARVSSFPDEVLEHVLVFLKSHKDRSAVSLVCKDWYAAERWSRTHVFIGNCYSVSPQILVRRFPNIRSITLKGKPRFSDFNLVPPHWGADIHSWLVVLAKAYPFLEELRLKRMTVTDESLDFLATSFPNFRALSLVSCDGFSTDGLASIATHCKNLTEMDIQENDVLDLGGHWLSCFPESFSSLEILNFASLNSEVSFDALERLVSRCKSLKVLKVNKCVSPEQLQRLLVKVPNLVDLGTGSLLQELTIRQFAEVKSALGNCKKLHTLSGLWEVTSLYIPALSLACANLTFLNLSYAVLQNTELAQLLAGCPQLRRLWVLDTVEDKGLEAVASACPGLEELRVFPAAPYEPDLSGVTESGFVAVSRGCPNLRYVLYFCRRMTNAAVETVAKNCPNFTHFRLCIMNPCEPDYLTNDPMDEGFGAVVKHCSKIQRLAVSGLLTDRSFEYIGLYAKNLETLSVAFAGSSDRGMQYVLQGCPKLRKLEIRDCPFGNAALLSGLERYEQMRSLWMSACRVTMSACRILAREMPRLNVEVIKDPEGDEAHADKVYVYRSVAGPRTDAPPFVLTL
- the LOC116255349 gene encoding uncharacterized protein LOC116255349; this encodes MLESKAVIAETDMLRPMQQHAVSLAAKALDFFDVTDSTEIARYIKMEFDGKYGTGWQCVVGTDFGSFVTHCYGCFIYFCIGSLAILLFKGTAGPETSGSQLVSIDKVQS